The Vicia villosa cultivar HV-30 ecotype Madison, WI linkage group LG1, Vvil1.0, whole genome shotgun sequence genome includes a region encoding these proteins:
- the LOC131644874 gene encoding probable LRR receptor-like serine/threonine-protein kinase At5g45780 produces the protein MEGVKVFTWLVFFVFLWSLVLYVVEGTESLLSPKGVNYEVASLMSMKSKMNDELHVMDGWDINSVDPCTWNMVACSSEGYVISLEMASAGLSGIISSGIGNLSHLRTLFLQNNQLSGPIPAEIGNLLELQTLDLSGNHLIGNIPSSLGSLTHLSYLRLSKNKLSGQIPQPVANLTGLSFLDLSFNNLSGPTPKILAKGYSISGNNFLCTSSSELCMRGSKPVNDTRSSQTVNSHRHTLLSVVIGISCTFIISVMLLVYWLRWYKSRILYSSYVEQDCEFGIGHLKRFSFRELQVATGNFTSKNIVGQGGFGVVYKGCLANKMLVAVKRLKDPNYTGEVQFQTEVEMIGLAVHRNLLRLYGFCMTPDERLLVYPLMPNGSVADRLRESFRGKPCLDWNRRTRIAVGAARGLLYLHEQCNPKIIHRDVKAANILLDESFEAVVGDFGLAKLLDQRDSHVTTAVRGTVGHIAPEYLSTGQSSEKTDVFGFGILLLELITGQKALDAGNVPVQKGMILDWARTLFEEKRLEVLVDRDLKGCYDPVELEKAVELSLQCTQSVPSLRPKMSEVLKILEGLIGLLSLRPEESQGGGNIYDERTCSFSHNYSDVHEEPSFIIEAIELSGPR, from the exons ATGGAAGGTGTTAAAGTGTTTACTTggcttgttttctttgtttttctatGGAGTTTGGTGTTGTATGTTGTTGAGGGTACTGAGAGTCTTCTCTCTCCAAAGGGTGTCAACTAtgaag TGGCTTCTTTGATGTCCATGAAGAGTAAGATGAATGATGAGTTGCATGTTATGGATGGTTGGGATATTAATTCGGTTGATCCTTGTACTTGGAACATGGTTGCTTGTTCCTCTGAGGGTTATGTCATTTCCTT GGAAATGGCTAGTGCTGGTTTATCTGGAATAATTTCCTCAGGAATTGGAAATTTGAGCCATCTTCGAACATT GTTTTTGCAGAACAATCAGTTATCAGGTCCTATACCGGCTGAGATAGGAAACCTGTTAGAGCTTCAGACTCTTGATCTTTCCGGCAACCATCTTATTGGGAACATTCCTAGCTCTTTGGGCTCTTTGACTCATCTTAGTTACTT GCGGCTCAGCAAAAATAAGCTTTCTGGACAAATTCCTCAACCTGTTGCTAATCTCACAGGACTTTCCTTCTT GGATTTGTCATTCAACAATCTCAGCGGTCCTACTCCCAAAATTTTAGCAAAAGGCTATAG TATTTCAGGAAACAACTTTCTCTGTACATCGTCCTCAGAACTTTGTATGCGCGGTTCAAAGCCGGTAAATG ATACAAGATCTtctcaaacagtcaacagtcaTCGACATACGTTGCTTTCGGTCGTTATTGGCATTAGTTGCACATTTATAATTTCGGTGATGCTGCTCGTCTATTGGTTGCGTTGGTATAAATCACGCATTCTGTATTCATCTTACG TGGAGCAAGATTGCGAGTTTGGTATTGGTCATTTGAAGAGGTTCTCCTTCCGCGAATTGCAAGTGGCTACTGGAAATTTCACTTCGAAAAATATCGTAGGACAAGGTGGTTTTGGTGTTGTATACAAAGGATGCCTTGCAAACAAAATGTTGGTGGCGGTAAAGAGGCTGAAAGATCCCAATTATACTGGAGAAGTGCAGTTTCAAACCGAAGTTGAGATGATTGGCTTGGCCGTACATCGTAACCTCTTGCGTCTTTATGGATTTTGCATGACACCAGATGAAAGGTTACTCGTATATCCATTAATGCCCAACGGAAGTGTTGCTGATCGCTTGAGAG AGAGTTTCCGTGGAAAGCCATGTTTGGATTGGAACAGACGAACGCGCATTGCTGTTGGAGCTGCACGCGGGCTTCTGTATTTGCACGAACAATGCAATCCAAAAATAATCCATAGAGATGTTAAGGCCGCAAACATTTTGTTAGACGAAAGTTTTGAAGCCGTGGTGGGAGATTTCGGTCTTGCTAAGCTCTTAGATCAAAGAGATTCACATGTAACTACTGCAGTACGCGGAACTGTAGGACACATTGCCCCCGAGTATCTCTCAACCGGTCAGTCTTCTGAAAAAACAGATGTTTTTGGATTCGGTATATTACTTTTGGAGCTCATTACCGGACAAAAAGCACTCGATGCTGGAAATGTTCCGGTCCAAAAGGGAATGATTCTTGATTGG GCTAGAACTTTATTCGAGGAGAAGCGGCTTGAAGTGTTAGTTGATAGAGATCTAAAGGGATGCTATGACCCGGTAGAGTTAGAAAAAGCGGTCGAGTTATCTTTGCAATGTACTCAATCTGTTCCGAGTTTGAGACCGAAAATGTCAGAAGTTTTGAAGATTCTTGAAGGGCTTATTGGATTGTTGTCATTGAGACCAGAAGAGTCACAAGGAGGAGGTAACATATATGATGAAAGAACTTGCAGCTTCTCTCATAATTATAGTGATGTTCATGAAGAACCTTCCTTTATTATTGAAGCCATTGAGCTTTCTGGACCTAGGTGA